A single window of Tamandua tetradactyla isolate mTamTet1 chromosome 25, mTamTet1.pri, whole genome shotgun sequence DNA harbors:
- the ADAT2 gene encoding tRNA-specific adenosine deaminase 2 translates to MAEAVRMAKEALENIEVPVGCLMVYNNEIVGKGRNEVNQTKNATRHAEMVAIDQALEWCRRQGRSPAEVFACTVLYVTVEPCIMCAAALRLINVPLVVYGCQNERFGGCGSVLDIASADLPNTGSPFQCIPGYRAEEAVDMLKAFYRQENPNAPKSKVRRKDSQKS, encoded by the exons ATGGCGGAGGCGGTGCGCATG GCCAAAGAAGCCCTGGAAAATATCGAAGTCCCTGTTGGCTGCCTCATGGTCTACAACAATGAAATTGTaggaaagggaagaaatgaagTGAACCAGACGAAAAAC GCGACCCGGCACGCGGAGATGGTGGCCATCGACCAAGCCCTGGAGTGGTGCCGCCGCCAGGGTCGGAGCCCAGCAGAGGTGTTCGCGTGCACGGTGCTGTACGTGACCGTGGAGCCGTGCATCATGTGCGCCGCCGCCCTCCGCCTCATCA ATGTCCCACTGGTCGTCTACGGCTGCCAGAATGAGCGATTCGGCGGGTGCGGCTCTGTGCTGGACATCGCCTCGGCCGACCTCCCCAACACTGGGAGCCCCTTCCAG TGCATTCCTGGGTATCGGGCCGAGGAAGCCGTGGACATGTTAAAGGCCTTCTACAGACAAGAAAACCCCAACG CACCAAAATCAAAAGTTCGGAGAAAGGACAGTCAGAAATCGTGA